One region of Bacillus pumilus genomic DNA includes:
- a CDS encoding NCS2 family permease, giving the protein MKQFFQFDELGTNYRREIIGGLTTFLAMAYILFVNPITLALVSVPDFPDKLRIDQGAVFTATALASAAGCILMGLIARYPIAIAPGMGLNAFFAFSVVLGMGITWEAALSGVFVSGLIFVALSLTGFREKIINAIPAELKLAVGAGIGLFITFVGLQGSGIIANNDNTLVSIGNIHSGPVLLTVFGIVVTVILMVLRVNAGVFIGMLVTAIAGMIVGLVPVPTQIVGSIPSLSPTFGQALIHLPDIFSIQMLVVILTFLFVGFFDTAGTLVAVATQAGLMKNNELPRAGRALLADSSSIVVGSILGTSTTTSYVESSSGVAAGARSGFASVVTGIFFLLAMFFSPLLSIVTKNVTAPALIIVGALMVAPLAKIAWDRFEIAVPAFLTMIMMPLTYSIATGIAVGFIFYPITMIFKGKAKEIHPIMYGLFVIFILYFAFLNH; this is encoded by the coding sequence TTGAAACAGTTTTTTCAGTTTGATGAATTAGGAACGAATTACCGCAGAGAAATCATCGGTGGTTTAACCACATTTTTGGCGATGGCTTACATTTTGTTTGTCAATCCGATCACACTTGCTTTAGTGTCGGTACCGGATTTTCCAGATAAATTACGAATTGATCAAGGCGCTGTCTTTACAGCGACGGCGCTAGCCTCTGCCGCAGGGTGTATTCTGATGGGGCTAATTGCTAGGTATCCGATTGCGATTGCTCCAGGTATGGGCTTGAATGCCTTTTTCGCCTTCTCGGTTGTTCTTGGCATGGGCATTACATGGGAAGCAGCGCTTTCTGGTGTATTTGTTTCAGGATTGATTTTCGTTGCTCTTTCTTTAACAGGTTTCCGTGAAAAAATTATCAATGCCATTCCGGCTGAGCTAAAGCTAGCGGTTGGTGCAGGTATTGGCCTATTCATTACGTTTGTCGGTCTGCAAGGCTCTGGCATTATTGCCAATAACGATAATACGCTCGTTTCGATTGGAAACATTCATAGTGGTCCTGTCTTATTAACGGTGTTTGGTATCGTGGTGACTGTTATTTTAATGGTTCTGCGAGTGAATGCAGGTGTCTTCATTGGGATGCTTGTGACAGCTATTGCAGGAATGATTGTTGGTCTTGTTCCAGTACCGACGCAAATTGTGGGAAGTATTCCAAGCTTATCTCCAACCTTTGGACAAGCCTTGATTCACTTGCCAGACATCTTCTCGATTCAAATGCTTGTCGTGATTTTAACGTTCTTATTCGTTGGGTTCTTTGATACAGCAGGAACGCTTGTGGCTGTTGCAACCCAAGCTGGTCTAATGAAAAATAATGAGCTGCCGCGTGCAGGAAGAGCACTTCTAGCGGATTCATCTTCAATTGTTGTAGGTTCTATTCTTGGAACATCGACGACAACATCTTATGTTGAATCTAGCTCAGGTGTTGCTGCTGGTGCACGTTCTGGATTTGCATCTGTCGTGACAGGTATTTTCTTCTTGCTTGCGATGTTCTTCTCGCCGCTTTTATCCATCGTTACAAAGAATGTGACAGCACCTGCTTTAATCATTGTGGGGGCACTGATGGTCGCTCCGCTTGCGAAGATTGCATGGGATCGTTTTGAAATTGCCGTACCAGCGTTCTTAACGATGATTATGATGCCACTCACATACAGTATTGCAACAGGGATTGCGGTTGGCTTTATTTTCTACCCGATTACGATGATCTTTAAAGGGAAAGCCAAAGAAATACATCCGATTATGTATGGATTGTTTGTGATCTTTATTCTCTACTTTGCTTTCTTAAATCATTAA
- a CDS encoding LysR family transcriptional regulator: protein MSFVRFDIVAKVVELGSFTAAAEALNMTQSAVSHAVASLETEWGVSLFIRDRKKGIMLTDIGQTLLPHIREVLNRVEKIQQEIALTKNIETGLIRIGTFASASACLLPKLLVSYQKKHPKIEFKFYEGTYEEILEWLDSGIIDVGFVVKGHADEAFDLLPLIKDEMVVAYHPNHRFHQQSIVDITDLADEPFIMPTGMYQSHVEDIFAEAQLKPATLFEVHDCTTIARMVGEGLGVTIGPELFLKTQQLVHIRKLNVSHHREVALACPSLSQASPAVKEFFYVAEAVFAKEKDLDKGV, encoded by the coding sequence ATGAGCTTTGTTCGCTTTGATATTGTTGCAAAAGTGGTCGAGCTTGGTAGTTTTACCGCAGCAGCTGAAGCATTAAATATGACGCAGTCTGCGGTCAGTCATGCGGTGGCGAGTTTAGAAACGGAGTGGGGTGTGTCTTTATTCATTCGTGATCGAAAAAAGGGTATTATGCTGACAGATATCGGTCAAACGCTTCTCCCGCATATTAGAGAAGTGTTAAATAGGGTGGAGAAGATCCAGCAAGAAATTGCGTTAACGAAAAATATCGAAACGGGCTTAATTCGTATCGGAACTTTTGCCAGTGCATCAGCTTGTTTATTGCCTAAGCTGCTTGTGAGCTATCAGAAAAAGCATCCGAAAATCGAATTTAAATTTTATGAGGGAACGTATGAAGAAATATTGGAGTGGCTGGATTCTGGCATCATTGATGTTGGTTTTGTTGTGAAAGGCCATGCAGATGAAGCCTTTGATTTACTGCCGCTGATCAAAGATGAGATGGTGGTCGCCTATCATCCAAATCATCGCTTTCACCAGCAGTCCATTGTAGATATCACAGATTTGGCGGATGAACCATTTATTATGCCGACTGGCATGTATCAATCACATGTAGAGGATATTTTTGCTGAGGCTCAATTGAAGCCAGCTACTTTATTTGAAGTACACGATTGTACGACCATTGCTCGTATGGTTGGGGAAGGGCTTGGTGTCACGATAGGTCCTGAGCTGTTTTTAAAAACGCAGCAGCTTGTGCACATTCGAAAGTTGAATGTGTCTCATCACCGCGAGGTTGCGCTCGCCTGTCCGTCTCTCTCCCAAGCTTCTCCGGCAGTGAAAGAGTTTTTCTATGTAGCCGAGGCAGTTTTTGCAAAAGAGAAGGATTTGGATAAGGGTGTATAA
- the purK gene encoding 5-(carboxyamino)imidazole ribonucleotide synthase, with protein sequence MAKQTIFPNATIGIIGGGQLGRYMAVSAKQMGYRAAVLDPVAQSPCGQVADTEITAAYSDLDGIRQLAEISDVVTYEFENIDYDALNQLKEEANLPQGSELLLLTQNRETEKKGIVDAGCEVAPYRIIHDEKELEDAVTVLGLPAVLKTCRGGYDGKGQYVIKEIGQLHEAAALLTHGTCILESWVPFQMELSVIVTRSIHGEIAVFPVAENIHKHNILFQSIVPARVDKSIQEKAKVLATTLAEKLGLVGTLAVELFLTNEGELLVNELAPRPHNSGHYTLDLCETSQFEQHIRAICGLPLGGTALLSEGMMVNLLGDEVDIPKEHPELLKEAKLYLYGKHEVKTGRKMGHMTFMKQLDNEWMTNITKIWTERDGGNGK encoded by the coding sequence TTGGCTAAGCAGACCATTTTTCCAAACGCAACCATCGGTATTATCGGCGGAGGACAGCTTGGCAGATATATGGCCGTCAGCGCAAAGCAAATGGGATACCGGGCAGCTGTCTTAGACCCAGTCGCACAATCTCCTTGTGGACAGGTTGCTGATACAGAAATTACAGCTGCATATAGTGACCTGGATGGAATCAGACAGCTCGCAGAAATCAGCGATGTCGTGACATATGAATTTGAAAATATTGATTATGATGCACTTAATCAATTGAAGGAAGAAGCCAATTTACCGCAAGGAAGTGAACTTCTTCTTTTAACTCAAAATCGTGAAACGGAGAAAAAAGGGATTGTAGATGCAGGCTGTGAAGTCGCGCCTTATCGCATCATTCATGATGAAAAAGAGCTGGAAGACGCAGTAACCGTACTTGGTTTGCCAGCCGTTCTGAAAACATGCAGAGGCGGCTACGATGGAAAAGGGCAGTATGTGATCAAGGAAATAGGACAGCTTCATGAAGCAGCTGCATTGCTTACACATGGGACATGTATTTTAGAAAGCTGGGTCCCATTTCAAATGGAGCTCTCGGTCATCGTCACTCGTTCTATTCATGGGGAGATTGCGGTATTCCCTGTCGCTGAGAACATTCATAAGCACAACATTTTGTTCCAAAGCATCGTGCCTGCAAGGGTAGATAAAAGCATTCAGGAGAAGGCAAAAGTGTTGGCAACGACACTGGCTGAAAAGCTGGGGCTAGTGGGTACACTTGCTGTAGAACTGTTCCTGACAAACGAAGGAGAGCTGCTCGTCAATGAACTGGCGCCTCGCCCGCATAATTCTGGTCATTATACGCTCGATTTATGTGAGACGAGTCAGTTTGAACAGCATATTCGCGCGATATGTGGTTTGCCGCTTGGCGGTACAGCCCTTTTATCAGAGGGCATGATGGTGAACTTATTAGGCGATGAAGTAGACATCCCAAAAGAGCATCCTGAGCTTCTCAAAGAAGCGAAGCTTTATCTATATGGAAAGCATGAAGTGAAAACCGGCCGCAAAATGGGGCATATGACTTTTATGAAACAGCTTGATAATGAATGGATGACAAACATCACAAAGATATGGACTGAAAGAGATGGAGGAAACGGGAAATGA
- a CDS encoding DUF2179 domain-containing protein, whose amino-acid sequence MLQQLLSNAFTMVLIILVINIVYVSFSTMRLILTMKGRRYAAAFAGTIEMLIYVIGLSIVLDNLDQIQNVIAYALGYGMGIIVGMKIEEKLALGYTTVNVITKELDVDLPRQLREKGYGVTTWAAGGLEGDRSAMQILTPRKYELQLYETIKTLDSKAFIISYEPKSIHGGFWVKAVKKRRIKE is encoded by the coding sequence GTGCTTCAACAACTTTTATCCAATGCGTTCACCATGGTTTTGATCATTTTAGTCATTAATATTGTCTATGTCTCTTTTTCCACCATGCGTTTGATTTTAACAATGAAAGGAAGACGGTACGCAGCTGCATTTGCTGGTACGATTGAAATGCTTATTTATGTGATTGGATTAAGTATCGTACTTGATAACTTAGATCAAATCCAAAATGTCATTGCGTATGCGCTAGGTTATGGGATGGGGATCATTGTCGGGATGAAAATTGAAGAGAAGCTGGCACTTGGCTACACAACTGTTAACGTGATCACAAAAGAATTAGATGTCGATCTCCCAAGACAATTGAGAGAAAAAGGATATGGTGTCACCACCTGGGCAGCAGGCGGCCTTGAAGGAGACCGGTCAGCAATGCAAATTTTAACACCGAGAAAATATGAACTGCAATTATATGAAACGATTAAAACGCTTGATTCAAAGGCGTTTATCATTTCTTATGAGCCCAAATCAATTCACGGCGGTTTCTGGGTGAAGGCTGTGAAGAAAAGGAGAATTAAAGAATGA
- a CDS encoding DUF4179 domain-containing protein: MERKEMKKLYDEIDVPTVEVTSAIRQAIGDVKAEKKRLLFTWNWRTPIYSVIILIVLYFSSGFLFPSLNTAMARVPIIGQFYMMFHDKVGMSLFQSDLVKHVNEGAESRGVTVKVNSVYYDAGRLVYTFTVENFHTNEDVVSFRVNPEKIDGNFQLNFDKTELKKLKDGRYVGQTEVYTNGQTIKQGQQVPLVISKIGDIVGNWRFKLPVVKQKTTLLAGQKDVSILNGRYQIRNVKVENGVNGSAIQYAIDYNGFAKDDRVSIDGMKDNLGNEYELEIGTVLRKKQLTSDKTRKDHLTILNQPINPKATELTFYTNVRNEREYSHIIPLQTKLPVQFKTKHHGIGIKINKIEQKDRSVIVDYQFTGVDQKELDQDVMENIGEFIGLGDVEKMKSWPDPQADYESGYYLKGNHAKMTNVKTASMQSTFEFDDKNLETLSLNHFSFKDYGLYLDLSELNMLAPQKAIKVTIPVKKETSKASQ, translated from the coding sequence ATGGAACGAAAAGAAATGAAAAAGCTTTATGATGAGATTGATGTACCAACGGTTGAAGTAACCTCTGCGATTCGCCAAGCAATAGGAGATGTGAAAGCGGAAAAGAAAAGACTTTTGTTCACATGGAATTGGAGAACGCCAATATATTCTGTCATCATACTAATCGTTCTTTATTTTTCATCAGGCTTTCTTTTTCCTTCTCTTAATACAGCGATGGCACGTGTCCCGATTATTGGACAGTTTTATATGATGTTTCACGATAAAGTAGGAATGTCTCTTTTTCAGAGTGATTTGGTGAAGCATGTCAATGAGGGGGCTGAATCAAGAGGGGTTACTGTGAAAGTAAATAGTGTGTATTATGATGCCGGGCGGCTTGTTTATACGTTTACTGTGGAGAATTTCCATACAAACGAAGATGTTGTATCGTTTAGAGTGAATCCAGAAAAAATCGATGGAAACTTTCAACTGAATTTTGATAAAACAGAGTTGAAAAAATTAAAAGATGGCCGCTATGTTGGGCAGACGGAAGTCTATACAAATGGACAAACGATCAAACAAGGTCAGCAAGTGCCACTTGTTATTTCGAAGATTGGGGATATTGTAGGGAATTGGCGCTTCAAGTTACCTGTGGTCAAGCAAAAAACCACTTTATTAGCGGGACAAAAAGACGTGTCTATTTTAAATGGACGGTATCAAATAAGAAACGTAAAGGTAGAAAATGGAGTGAATGGCTCTGCTATTCAATATGCCATTGATTACAATGGTTTTGCCAAAGATGATAGAGTTAGTATTGATGGAATGAAGGATAATTTAGGGAATGAGTATGAGCTTGAGATTGGAACCGTTTTAAGAAAAAAACAACTGACTTCTGACAAAACTAGAAAAGATCATTTGACAATTTTGAATCAGCCGATCAATCCAAAGGCGACTGAATTGACATTTTACACGAATGTGAGAAACGAACGAGAATACAGCCACATTATTCCTCTTCAGACAAAGCTGCCTGTTCAGTTCAAAACAAAACACCATGGCATCGGAATCAAAATCAATAAGATAGAGCAAAAAGACCGATCTGTGATTGTTGATTATCAATTTACTGGAGTAGATCAAAAAGAATTAGATCAGGATGTGATGGAGAATATAGGTGAATTCATTGGATTAGGCGATGTTGAAAAGATGAAATCATGGCCCGATCCACAAGCAGACTATGAAAGCGGATATTACTTGAAGGGGAACCATGCGAAGATGACGAATGTAAAGACAGCTTCCATGCAATCCACCTTTGAATTTGATGATAAGAATCTAGAGACTTTATCATTAAACCATTTTTCTTTTAAAGATTATGGGCTTTATCTTGATTTGTCAGAACTGAATATGTTGGCACCACAGAAAGCGATAAAGGTAACCATTCCAGTCAAAAAAGAAACTTCAAAAGCTAGTCAATAA
- the purB gene encoding adenylosuccinate lyase — protein MIERYARPEMSAIWTEENKFNAWLEVEILACEAWAELGVIPKEDVVTMRKNASFDIDRILEIEQDTRHDVVAFTRAVSESLGEERKWVHYGLTSTDVVDTALSYLLKQANDILLKDIERFVDILKEKAKEHKYTVMMGRTHGVHAEPTTFGLKLGLWYEEMKRNLERFKQAKAGIEYGKISGAVGTYANIDPFVEQYVCEKLGIKAAPISTQTLQRDRHADYMATLALVATSIEKFAVEIRGLQKSETREVEEFFAKGQKGSSAMPHKRNPIGSENMTGIARVIRGYMLTAYENVPLWHERDISHSSAERIILPDATIALNYMLNRFSNIVKNLTVFPENMKRNMDRTLGLIYSQRVLLALIDTGMAREEAYDTVQPKAMEAWEKQVHFRSLVEAEEKITSRLTPEQIADCFDYNYHLKNVDMIFERLGLA, from the coding sequence ATGATCGAACGTTACGCACGACCAGAAATGTCAGCAATCTGGACAGAGGAAAACAAATTTAATGCATGGCTTGAAGTAGAAATTCTCGCTTGTGAAGCTTGGGCAGAGCTTGGTGTTATTCCAAAAGAAGACGTTGTGACCATGCGTAAGAATGCAAGCTTTGATATTGATCGTATTCTAGAGATTGAACAAGACACGCGCCATGACGTGGTTGCCTTTACGCGTGCTGTATCTGAATCTCTAGGAGAAGAAAGAAAGTGGGTTCATTACGGGTTAACCTCTACAGACGTAGTGGATACGGCACTTTCATATCTATTAAAGCAGGCGAACGATATCTTGCTCAAGGACATTGAGAGATTTGTTGACATCCTAAAAGAAAAAGCAAAAGAGCACAAATATACCGTCATGATGGGCCGTACACACGGTGTACACGCTGAACCGACAACATTTGGCTTGAAGCTTGGTCTTTGGTACGAAGAAATGAAGCGTAACCTAGAACGTTTTAAACAAGCAAAAGCTGGCATCGAATACGGTAAAATTTCTGGAGCTGTTGGCACATATGCGAACATCGACCCGTTTGTTGAGCAATATGTATGTGAGAAGCTTGGCATCAAAGCTGCACCAATCTCCACCCAAACCTTGCAGCGTGATCGTCATGCAGATTACATGGCAACTCTTGCACTCGTCGCAACAAGCATTGAGAAATTTGCTGTTGAAATTCGTGGACTTCAAAAGAGTGAAACACGTGAAGTAGAAGAGTTCTTTGCAAAAGGACAAAAAGGATCATCAGCAATGCCGCATAAACGCAACCCAATCGGCTCTGAAAATATGACGGGAATTGCCCGCGTCATCCGTGGATATATGCTGACAGCTTATGAGAATGTACCACTTTGGCATGAGCGTGATATTTCTCATTCGTCTGCTGAGCGCATCATTTTACCAGACGCAACGATTGCACTGAACTATATGCTAAACCGTTTCTCAAACATTGTGAAAAACTTGACGGTCTTCCCTGAGAACATGAAACGCAACATGGACCGCACACTTGGCTTGATTTACTCACAGCGCGTTCTTCTTGCATTAATCGATACAGGCATGGCACGTGAAGAGGCATATGATACGGTTCAGCCGAAGGCAATGGAAGCGTGGGAAAAGCAAGTCCATTTCCGTTCATTAGTAGAAGCGGAAGAAAAAATCACATCACGCTTAACACCTGAACAAATCGCTGACTGCTTCGATTACAACTATCACTTGAAAAATGTCGATATGATTTTCGAACGTCTAGGTCTTGCGTAA
- a CDS encoding GNAT family N-acetyltransferase, whose amino-acid sequence MNKITYPKSFPTIHTERLILKQATIEDAEDMHIYLSNETVCRYMGIDAHESIEDTRGEIKWYDNIFKEQTGIRWGISLKDDPAIIGSCGFFHLEKQHCRTEIGYELHHDHWRKGIMSEAIAAVLRYGFQEMSLNRIEAIIDPTNTSSVQLLENFNFVREGLLREYDLGQNGFDDVFMYSILKRDYEKK is encoded by the coding sequence ATGAACAAAATCACCTATCCAAAATCATTTCCAACAATACATACCGAAAGACTAATCTTAAAACAAGCAACAATCGAAGATGCTGAGGATATGCACATCTACTTATCCAATGAAACCGTGTGCCGCTACATGGGCATTGATGCACATGAATCCATCGAAGACACAAGAGGAGAAATCAAGTGGTATGACAATATCTTCAAAGAACAAACAGGCATCCGGTGGGGCATTTCTTTAAAAGATGATCCTGCGATCATCGGCAGCTGTGGATTTTTTCATTTGGAAAAACAGCACTGCCGCACGGAAATTGGCTATGAATTGCATCACGATCATTGGAGAAAAGGCATTATGAGTGAAGCGATCGCTGCGGTGTTACGATATGGGTTTCAGGAGATGAGTCTGAACCGGATTGAAGCGATTATTGATCCAACAAACACGTCTTCTGTTCAATTATTGGAGAACTTTAATTTTGTAAGAGAAGGTTTATTGCGGGAGTATGATCTTGGTCAGAATGGGTTTGATGATGTGTTTATGTATTCGATTTTGAAGAGGGATTACGAGAAAAAATAG
- a CDS encoding sigma-70 family RNA polymerase sigma factor has translation MKQVRLIKKAQKGNVLAFEKLMLMYQERLYKTAFLYTRNKEDSLDAVQETVIKAFKHLSGLKEPAYFSSWLTRILINTIFAMKKKQQDVVPFEQHHESVERHDFLEDKLDLKNALEVLDEQYQLVIQLFYFQDYSISMISQQMGVPEGTVKTHLYRARKLLKQTLEKEESVDGTKRNEKAL, from the coding sequence ATGAAGCAAGTGCGTCTAATTAAAAAAGCACAAAAAGGGAATGTCCTGGCATTTGAGAAATTAATGCTGATGTATCAGGAGCGTTTATATAAAACGGCTTTTCTCTACACAAGAAATAAAGAGGATTCATTAGATGCTGTTCAAGAAACGGTCATTAAAGCGTTTAAGCATCTATCTGGATTAAAAGAACCAGCTTATTTTTCTAGCTGGCTGACTCGGATTTTGATCAATACAATTTTTGCGATGAAGAAAAAGCAGCAAGATGTTGTTCCGTTTGAACAGCATCATGAGAGCGTTGAACGACATGATTTTTTAGAAGACAAGCTTGATTTAAAAAATGCACTTGAAGTGTTAGATGAGCAATATCAGCTCGTGATTCAGCTATTTTATTTTCAAGATTATTCGATTTCAATGATTTCTCAGCAGATGGGTGTGCCTGAAGGAACGGTTAAAACTCATTTGTATCGAGCAAGAAAGCTATTAAAGCAAACATTGGAGAAGGAGGAGAGTGTCGATGGAACGAAAAGAAATGAAAAAGCTTTATGA
- the purC gene encoding phosphoribosylaminoimidazolesuccinocarboxamide synthase, giving the protein MIVKQELLYEGKAKKIYQTDDEQILYVEYKDSATAFNGEKKAEIEGKGRLNNEISSLIFQMLHEKGINNHFVKRLSETEQLIQKVQIVPLEVVVRNVVAGSMSKRLGIPEGTKLDTPLIEFYYKDDALGDPLITEDHIRILDAATPEQVEEMKQITRQVNEELKQIFSDCHVNLIDFKLEFGIDHENRILLADEISPDTCRLWDKDTNEKLDKDVFRRNLGGLTNAYEEIFKRLGGHKHV; this is encoded by the coding sequence ATGATTGTGAAACAAGAACTTCTCTACGAAGGCAAAGCGAAAAAAATCTATCAGACCGATGACGAGCAAATTTTATATGTCGAATATAAAGACTCAGCGACAGCATTTAACGGCGAAAAGAAAGCTGAAATCGAAGGCAAGGGCAGACTGAATAACGAAATTTCAAGCTTAATCTTTCAAATGCTACATGAGAAAGGGATCAACAATCACTTTGTGAAACGACTTTCTGAAACAGAACAGCTCATTCAAAAGGTGCAGATTGTGCCGCTTGAAGTCGTTGTACGAAATGTGGTGGCAGGCAGTATGTCAAAGCGCCTTGGCATTCCAGAGGGAACAAAACTGGATACACCATTGATCGAGTTTTACTACAAAGATGATGCACTCGGCGATCCGCTCATTACAGAAGATCATATTCGCATTTTAGATGCAGCGACACCAGAGCAGGTCGAGGAAATGAAGCAGATCACAAGACAAGTAAATGAAGAGTTAAAGCAAATCTTCTCAGACTGCCATGTGAATTTAATTGATTTCAAGCTTGAATTCGGAATAGATCACGAGAATCGTATTTTGCTAGCTGATGAGATTTCACCTGATACGTGCAGGCTTTGGGACAAAGATACAAACGAAAAGCTTGATAAAGACGTGTTCAGACGAAACCTGGGCGGCTTAACAAATGCATACGAAGAAATTTTCAAAAGACTTGGAGGCCATAAACATGTATAA
- a CDS encoding MFS transporter, with amino-acid sequence MKNTSHQLLIILLAVGSFVTGTSEFVVSGILDMISVDLNISIPAAGQLITVYSLFYAVGALFLVMATSKLNRKKVLLSAIFVFILGNVVAFFSHHFVLLLLSRVIMAMSGGLYIVVATNYAAQIAPPEKKGSAMATVITGFTVSLVLGVPIGTFLSGHVDWHYIFLIIALGTACLLLLLYQLLPRMEGHSHLPLKQQLHLLQDSRVISGLATTVFWILGYTMVFAYISPLLRQTAGFSLEMTSIALLILGIAAFIGSRFGGFAVDQWGPNRTISISIMIQMLSLFMLFFTQFSAIGVLITLAIWGIATWTTTPAKQFYLISLKPQASETVLSFNTAIMNIGMMLGSSMGGVIIQYTNVMNLSWIGGLASFVAFMLIWYSFHRNRLVQKQTKSEHV; translated from the coding sequence ATGAAAAACACATCACATCAGTTATTGATTATTCTTTTAGCTGTCGGTTCATTCGTCACAGGCACGTCAGAATTCGTCGTGTCAGGCATTCTAGATATGATTTCTGTTGATTTAAACATCTCCATTCCTGCTGCCGGGCAGCTTATTACCGTTTACTCTCTCTTTTATGCAGTAGGTGCTCTCTTTTTAGTGATGGCAACATCGAAATTGAACCGAAAAAAGGTTCTGTTATCGGCGATTTTTGTGTTTATTTTAGGCAATGTGGTCGCCTTTTTTAGCCATCACTTTGTGCTACTCCTGCTATCCCGAGTCATCATGGCGATGAGTGGCGGCTTATATATTGTCGTTGCCACGAATTATGCAGCGCAGATCGCCCCTCCAGAAAAAAAGGGCAGCGCGATGGCAACGGTCATTACTGGTTTTACCGTTTCACTCGTACTTGGTGTCCCGATTGGCACATTTTTATCAGGTCATGTGGATTGGCACTATATTTTTCTCATCATTGCACTAGGTACTGCTTGTCTTTTACTACTGCTTTATCAATTACTGCCACGCATGGAGGGACATTCACACCTGCCATTGAAGCAGCAATTACATCTCCTTCAAGATAGCAGAGTGATCAGCGGCTTAGCCACAACCGTCTTTTGGATCTTAGGCTACACAATGGTATTCGCCTATATCTCGCCTTTATTACGACAGACTGCTGGCTTCTCTCTTGAAATGACAAGTATCGCCTTGCTCATTTTAGGAATCGCTGCTTTTATAGGCTCACGATTTGGCGGCTTCGCCGTTGATCAATGGGGACCAAACCGAACCATCTCGATCAGCATCATGATCCAGATGTTGTCTTTATTTATGCTCTTCTTTACGCAATTCTCCGCTATCGGGGTCTTAATTACACTCGCCATTTGGGGCATTGCTACATGGACAACAACACCAGCGAAGCAATTTTATCTGATCTCCCTTAAACCCCAAGCATCAGAAACCGTGCTGAGCTTTAATACAGCGATAATGAACATCGGCATGATGCTTGGATCGTCAATGGGCGGCGTGATTATACAATATACAAATGTCATGAACTTAAGCTGGATTGGCGGTTTAGCCAGTTTTGTTGCATTCATGTTGATTTGGTACTCGTTCCATCGTAATCGACTGGTCCAAAAGCAGACAAAAAGCGAACATGTATAA
- the purE gene encoding 5-(carboxyamino)imidazole ribonucleotide mutase — protein sequence MKPLVGVIMGSTSDWETMKNACDILEELDISYEKQVVSAHRTPDLMFEYATEARGKGLKVIIAGAGGAAHLPGMVAAKTTLPVIGVPVQSKALNGLDSLLSIVQMPGGVPVATVAIGKAGATNAGLLAAQMISAFDETIAARLEERREQTKQTVLESSDQLG from the coding sequence ATGAAGCCGCTTGTAGGTGTCATCATGGGAAGTACATCTGATTGGGAAACAATGAAAAATGCGTGCGATATCTTAGAGGAATTAGACATTTCGTATGAAAAACAGGTAGTATCCGCACACCGGACACCTGACTTGATGTTTGAATATGCGACAGAAGCAAGAGGTAAAGGACTAAAAGTCATCATTGCCGGTGCTGGAGGCGCAGCACATTTACCGGGGATGGTCGCAGCGAAAACGACACTGCCGGTCATTGGTGTGCCCGTACAATCAAAAGCACTAAATGGACTGGATTCCTTATTATCCATCGTTCAAATGCCAGGCGGTGTACCAGTTGCGACAGTGGCGATTGGCAAAGCTGGTGCAACAAATGCAGGCCTTCTAGCCGCACAAATGATTTCAGCATTTGATGAAACAATCGCTGCTCGCCTTGAAGAAAGAAGAGAGCAAACAAAACAGACTGTACTAGAAAGCAGTGATCAGCTTGGCTAA
- a CDS encoding NETI motif-containing protein, translated as MTAKPKKKKFYVEDNMSIDQVLSQMATEGYSPVRRMEEPIFQEKKENGSIQIIPVGKKIVFEGKIV; from the coding sequence ATGACCGCAAAACCAAAGAAGAAAAAATTCTATGTGGAAGACAACATGTCGATCGATCAAGTGTTGTCCCAGATGGCAACGGAAGGCTACTCGCCTGTCCGACGAATGGAGGAGCCGATTTTTCAAGAAAAGAAGGAAAATGGGTCGATTCAGATCATTCCGGTTGGGAAAAAAATCGTATTTGAAGGAAAAATAGTCTAA